A genomic region of Zea mays cultivar B73 chromosome 6, Zm-B73-REFERENCE-NAM-5.0, whole genome shotgun sequence contains the following coding sequences:
- the LOC103630039 gene encoding uncharacterized protein, translating into MADMVSEVAGQGARPALRWTAVMSGFVLRRFVDLIGNGVKTDKGFKEIHLNSVAKNVSEFCGQEVTGQQVYNHLRKWRSRWVKVCKLKDISGALWDEDNFVISLEEGHYAAYIKDHPKDADYLNRPIENYMPMQIIFGSGVATGKFAMGSNEPLGKPTDIVDILDDGIEVTSKFVDCSNLTNKGKTVDKGTPGESNDNKPNLGKRKRFMTDEDVAVFNGMKQAVSDVAAAVRESIHAEAAPGIYNAVINCPGFSREALMYALNHMMEHKATSLVFLDMTPDDRDLWLKTFLAKHYHN; encoded by the exons ATGGCTGACATGGTCTCTGAGGTTGCTGGTCAGGGGGCTAGGCCTGCTCTTAGGTGGACTGCTGTAATGTCTGGGTTTGTTCTCCGTCGTTTTGTTGACTTGATAGGAAATGGGGTTAAGACTGACAAGGGTTTTAAGGAAATCCACCTTAACTCTGTTGCTAAAAATGTATCTGAGTTCTGTGGCCAAGAAGTAACAGGCCAACAAGTGTACAATCACCTTCGTAAGTGGAGGTCTAGGTGGGTCAAGGTTTGCAAACTGAAGGACATTAGTGGCGCTCTTTGGGATGAGGATAACTTTGTCATAAGCTTAGAAGAGGGTCATTATGCTGCTTACATCAAG GATCACCCAAAAGATGCTGATTACCTCAATAGGCCCATAGAGAACTATATGCCTATGCAAATCATATTTGGAAGTGGGGTTGCCACAGGTAAGTTTGCAATGGGTTCAAATGAGCCTTTGGGCAAGCCAACTGACATTGTTGACATCCTAGATGATGGCATTGAAGTGACCTCAAAGTTTGTTGATTGTTCCAATCTAACTAACAAGGGGAAGACTGTTGACAAGGGTACCCCTGGTGAGTCCAATGATAACAAGCCTAACTTAGGGAAGAGGAAGAGGTTCATGACTGATGAGGATgttgctgtgttcaatgggatgaaACAAGCTGTTTCAGATGTTGCTGCTGCTGTCCGTGAAAGCATCCATGCTGAAGCAGCACCTGGGATCTACAATGCTGTAATCAACTGTCCTGGGTTCTCTAGGGAGGCTCTCATGTATGCCCTAAACCACATGATGGAGCACAAGGCCACCTCCCTGGTGTTCCTGGACATGACTCCTGATGATCGTGACCTATGGCTCAAGACTTTCCTAGCCAAGCACTACCACAACTGA